The genomic stretch gaggttacgacaacttcgagttaaactgatttcacgggttgtcaaagagtccagcgattcccttttcccaggtgagcgccgactcatttcgcttcaatattcagaaattctctCGATCTCTTCACGccttcattgcctttcgcccgacatgttttgcacggcgtttagtcatgcgcaacctccacgaaacatccacgcagcccgcgaggtaactttatcccaattctaaaaataactcgaggaATAgagtgtgtatgggggatgcctttttgtcccctttatcctctcttgatgaTTCCCCCTAGTATTcctgttttaaatttatttgaaTAAAACTTACCTATAAGGGCGATTGTTCCAGCAATAATAAACGAAGTTATGGAGCCAGAGATAATAACAGAGATAATATACCACAAAAGCGGAAGGCTCAAAACAACATTCCACGCTATACAAGTTATAAGATTTCTTAATTTCCTAGGGTACTCATATCTCTCGGCGGGAAATCTACCATGTTCAACGAAGTAGCTCATTCCTTTGTCCTAAAAATATAATACATTTTGCGTTACAAAgggttttgttttttagttttatcaGTGGCTACCGTTACACTAGCCGTTTTACCCATGCGCAAACAGGTGTTGCCCAAAGGGAAGAAAACTTTTTGTGTGAAATGGCCTTCCCCAGAGTGAAATTTTCTCGGTGAAAGTTCCATAGATAcgtaaaaaagaacaaaagaattccCCATGACAGTTCCCGGAGGTAAGTTCTATGGATTAATAAGAACCCAAAGCGTTTCAACCAATcacgagaaagtgaaaagtaCCCAATCAGAAATCACGTCTTTGATTGCTGTGTTCATTTTGTCACCAAGTTCTACGCGAAACTAAGGTTCAACCGGGTATCGAGTGCTGTTGGGTGTTTTCATCTTTATTAAATTCAAAAGCGCTCGGAAGTTTTCTTAACATCAGTGGTACATAATTCTTCCTTAAGCAGTCATTGGAGCCGTGGACCAGTATTTAATGTCACGCTTGCCACACGAGGATTGCCGTCACAGTCTTCTTTCCTCTGCTGTCATGTTGCATAAGTTCAATATTAGCAACGGAGGAGGTACATGTATTTGCCGGAACACTTATCGTCTCCCAAACAGATGATTGACCTATAGATGCTATCCTCGTTACTGATactatagtctgctacacagctacacagccgtttttagtgttgcgtgacgacactaaaaacggccgtgtagcagactactgATACTAATGCGCGCGAGAGTCGTGACCCTCGCAGTAACAGAACATGAGTTTTCGAAGTTACGAACCAATGGACAATCAGAAAAGCTCGCTACATGTGCAATGTTCACAATGAACTCATTACCTTTTCTTGGAAGGCTTTCCTACACCAGTTTGAAGTTTCTTCAACGGTGTCACAAGGAATGTCTTGAAGCGGGAATCGCCTACGTACAACAAGAGATACAGGCAAACATGACAGAGATCAATAGTATGTCTAATAAGCCTCAGAgttctctagttttatatctgcaagtttgaagtcaatcgcgACCATAACCTTCGCTGCGCAAAATGGTGGTCAAATTTCaccttaaaatgctacgctaacacatttgaGAAAGTTATCGTTCCTGTTGAAAAACGTGATTCAAAAACATACCCAACACACATAGAAAAAGGTTCGGGCCACATTAAAAGCAGTTATAACGCTTTTTGCTTCCAAGCTTAAAGTTCATTCGCCTTTTCTAACGCCTGTGAGTTGATTCGCGTTTAATTGATTTGAAAGCCTTAAACTCAAACCAGGATTCGCTGACATTTTCCATGACAACCTCAAGCCCAACTGAACTCTGGAACTAGCCTCTCGAAAAGTTTCCCATAAGATGATAATTGTTTGGCTCGTTCAACGTGTGGGgcggaggggggaaggggggaaggggggaaaaGGGGGTTTAAACCTCCCAACATTTCCCGGGCTCCCACCTCGATCGCGATCACGTAATGCTGGTCTTACAGTTAATTTACTGTCGCTTAAGCTGGAATATTAGTAATTCTGTGGTTGCTTGTGATTGACGTATAACGAATTTTTCTAGTGgcaatcgtgagacaaacgatgAAGAAGCCTCCCATACACataacataatcaaaaatatctttcattAAATTAACAAGATAAATGACCTCACTCTGTGAGCAGCATTTACTTTATGGCTTTTAAGCCCCAAGGGGGTAAACAGGATTCAAAACGAGGGGGAGGATCCGGTCGGCGGGGGCAGTAAAGACCATGATTTGGGTACCTCTTTGGATAAGATGAATTAGACAGTATTTTCTAAGCTGGGATTTTTTTTGTGTGGAGACACCAGGATGATTATTCTAAATgtgaaacatttcattttagattgtatgatgaataaacaaacagAAACTTTCAATTTGTACTGTACTGGTCTTACCTCACCCAGAGATGAACATCACTGCCCTCACCCATCAGCATTTTAGTCAGGTTAGGTTCCTTGTTCTCTGGAAAACCAACTTCGAAATCATAGACTGCGGgcactaaaaaaaaatattacaaaaggcATCTAAGGAGTCAACTTATATTTTAAACAACTCACAtattttcgttgttgtttttcttcctctAAAGCTTCAAAAGCCTTCTTCCTAACACgaatttttgaaacattttaattAGAGAAACATGTGGTATTCATTATATCAGAAACAGTCATGGGATCAATAAAGTAAAACAAGTACATTCCCAAGCGGGTTCCCCCACACCCAAAACACTGGGCAAGCACCCTATCCACTGACAAACGGAGAGACTTGCGGAGAGCAAggccatatactaggttcaCACGCGACATGCGTCTTGTATAGTGCCAGGATCAACAATAACTATATCTTTAGTTCAAGGAATAGTCAAGAGATAGAGTATATATGTAACTTCCTTAATGTGGTCTTTGGGCTTAGCAGTGACTCGCTTCTCTAGAACAAGTAGTTCAGCTAttctgttaccctttgtttcGGAAGTTAGGGATTTTCTCATGTTGCAAACAAGCTTAAAAAAGACCATCTTTTTATTTATCACAAATAGATAACCATTACTCCCACTTACATTCATGTTTGAGGAACTGTGGTTAAAACATTAGGAAATTTACAATAATGCTTAGATTTCTACATGACTTTCGTTCCTTTCTTATTTAGGAAATGATAAATTGTGAAACTGTCATATTGTGTTGTTCTGGTTAGTGACTGCCATCTCACCTTTGTCCTTGAAGTATTGTGCAGTCAAAGCAAATCCCTTGGACCTTGGTAGAAGATGGTGCTTTAACTCTGGTAGGCCGTTTGCTCGAGCATATTCTACACTAGCTTCTACTTTTGCTTTTGTCAATCTTGTTCCCTCCGCAAAAATTGCCAACTGAAAGTGAAAAAGTTATAAAACCCTGTTTTGGATTTCTTGGTCCTTACTTTTCCCTGGGTAGCAGGCATCATTTCTTTAGCGCAAAAGGAGAAATATCAAAGGTGCGAGAGGGGAGAAAAGGAGAGGAGGCCTCCTCTCTCCTTCATGTGTTCCTTTTGCATGCTCTATAAAAACtaactaaaaacaaacaaacaacaaccagCGCCTGCCatgctagcctgagaaaacatctCACACTTcgcgacaccaccactggtttccccacgaaatgacgtctgacacacgagcacagaaattctccatactgatgacgcatcactatccagatctgggtagtgcttctgattggttgaagcaaatttcccatgcGGTTTGgccaatcagaggcactacccAGCACTGGGTAGTgctgcgtcatcagtatggaatttctgtcctcttttctcagacgtcatttggcggggaaaccagtggtggtgtcacAAAGTGTTGGCTATCCTTACTTGGGATTGAAGGGCTATAATTTATGCAAAGAGATCCCCTCCAAAAAGCAAATGAGTTGTTGAATGAAGCCCTTCAATTGAGGTGTGCAAGGAATGATTGCAAACAGGGCATCCTGGCAAGCCAAGctaaatgtcattttttcttaaGCTCAAAATTACCTGATTTTTGAATGTACaactgtacatgtaacttttAAATCATTCACACAAAATTCCTTTTCAAGACCTTTTTTTCTCATCTTTGTGCCTTGTGCTGGAAAAATTTGACGTGAAAAGTTGAGTTTGAGAACGTTTGTTGAGTAAACAAGAGAATGACTTTAAAAAGTGTGCTTTACCTACTCAGTTTACAAAGGATGGTGACtccattttttgcctttgttttgcaaaatgaagGAAATGCTTTAGTGGCAAAAAGCTTAGTCTGCACCGCGGGTGTAATCTAACCACAGTTAGTAAAGTCAGCGAAGCAGTGCCAATATCCTTGTCCTGGACAAGGATTTTGGAGCTGCTTTGCAGAaagacttaaccagaagttttgttctgtctgtggtgcaggctGGACCCGAGTTGTTCTAAAGGCAGATGGTGCTATCCTATATCAGGTAATGTTCAGCTAAAAGAAACAGCCTACAATTCAACAAACAACCAAGAAATGAAcatcaaaaataatattaataaatggtgatgatgatgatgataataataataataataacaacaacaacaacaacaacaacaacaacaacaacaacaaagaactACCAACCCAAAATGGAAAGGGAAAGTCCCCAAGTGTGCTCAAACTTGATTCCAGAACTTTTCGATCCTTCTGCCAGTTTCGACGCAAAAACACATATTCAGTGCACCACCACGAGAAGCCAATTATCGGTAAATATTTCAAGTAACCCTTCATGTAACACTTGCAGGTCTACAAAATGGAAAATAGCATTACTTTAGAATCAATGTTTAAATGAATGTTGGTCTACTGTGAGGGGAGACCATGAAGCATGTAGACATGAGGTCTAACATGGAGCACTTCTCAAAAGTCAGAAAAGGCCAGCAGGACCATGGTCAGCCaagtcattttgacaatgaaaataatgggctttttccaagagttctTGATGATATtaaataaatttcaaagaaGTCATGAGGCAGAAGTTTGTAACTCAAAAATACAGACTAGGAAGTCTTAGTTGAAAAATTCAGCAGTGAAATTGAATTGCTCAGAGGCCGAACAAGCCTTTAATTTGGTACAAGTACATTTTCACGGTAAGCACATTATTGTGTAAAATTGCATGATTGCAAAATCAAAGGGTAAAGGTATTGTTTCACTGCTCCACCTACATTTGTAtgattaaacaacaaaaaaacagtatTCTATGTATCACTGATGATCTATTGATTGACCGTACATCTATACCAATGCTGGTAGGTTCTCACCGCCAATACTCCTGCTCTGTCTGCGAGTGTATAACCAATTAGCCAGTCAACATCACTGCGGTGATTACACACAATAATTGCACTTTCTTTTCCAAGTTTATCAAAATCTTCCTTTGTTCCATACAGTTTTATATCCAGTCCTGACCACCATTCAGCGAGGAACGTtaactctaaaaacaaaaaaaatgatattcttTCACTGGGATACAGTATCATCAATACAAACAGCCCCACCCTAAGTTTGCAGTGCAACACCATTGTAACAAGTGTcaaagagatgaaaaaaattaaattgtttgTTAGTCAAAattagcctgcaaatacagcgAACTCTCCTCAATCCTTACCACTGGGAATAATTATTTTGCGGGAGAAACACCTGTGATTTTGCAGCCAAAAGAGGTCCCCTCCAAAAAGGAAATGAGTAATTGTATGAAGCCCTTCAACTGACGTATGGGAGGAATGATTGCAAACAGGGCATACTAGCTAGCCAAGCTAGAGgtcattttttctttggctCAAAATTACCTGATTTTTGAATGTACaactgtacatgtaacttttAAATCATTCAGATAATATACACTGTCAAGACCTTTTTTCTCATCAATACAAACAGCCCCACCTTTGCAGGGCAACCCCATTGTAACAAGTGTcaaagagatgaaaaaaattgtttgttacAAAATTTGCCAGCAAATACAGCTAACTCTCTTCAATCCTTACCACTAGGGataattccatactgatgatgtacaGTTTGTAAATCAAGGTCTAAAGAAATAAACCGGTGGTCATGGGGTTCTAGATGTAAATTTGTTCAAGTTTATATTCCTACTGGTCTACATCACAAAGTAGCAGCAAAACTCAAACTCTTCttgtaaagaagaaaaatataccatgaataatggctgtttttttaataGATTATTGCCTTTATATTTAAATGATAGATAAAAAAACGTAATAACTACATCAACCCATCAGTATTGACCAGATTCCAGACAAATAA from Porites lutea chromosome 1, jaPorLute2.1, whole genome shotgun sequence encodes the following:
- the LOC140922221 gene encoding 1-acyl-sn-glycerol-3-phosphate acyltransferase gamma-like, producing MSLLSFIKRLPIVWLWLVLVFLASGLIINLFQLLLLPLWFIKKDLFRWANLNVVYLHWCQLTFLAEWWSGLDIKLYGTKEDFDKLGKESAIIVCNHRSDVDWLIGYTLADRAGVLATCKCYMKGYLKYLPIIGFSWWCTEYVFLRRNWQKDRKVLESSLSTLGDFPFPFWLAIFAEGTRLTKAKVEASVEYARANGLPELKHHLLPRSKGFALTAQYFKDKVPAVYDFEVGFPENKEPNLTKMLMGEGSDVHLWVRRFPLQDIPCDTVEETSNWCRKAFQEKDKGMSYFVEHGRFPAERYEYPRKLRNLITCIAWNVVLSLPLLWYIISVIISGSITSFIIAGTIALIGYIMIKVLLHFSDSKKGSSFGLKPSSNNGVKKQS